The genomic segment AGGACATGAGATCATTCTCAACATTCATCCACAGGCCAGGCTCTAGCGCCAGGGACCTTGTGGATGCTCTCCACGTCCACAGAATAGAGGGGGGCATTGCACTCCAGGGCAGAAGGAAGACTGAAGCCTGGTCACTGGTTCTTCTGGCTGAGGCCAGGACTGTGTCCATCCCCACAGAGGAGGCTGATGAGCTGGACCAGCTGGTGACAGCAAAGATGGAGTCGGTGCAGTACGACCACCCCAACCACACAGTCACCGTGACCACCATCAGTGACCTGGACCTCTCGGGGGCTCAGCTGCTCAGGGTGACCCCACCTGAGGTGGGTCTCAGTCTCAGCCCTGGGAAGAAGGGGCTTGGGGGCGGACTGACTTGTCAGGGGGTTGCTCAGTGCTGGTGCATGTCATGGGTATCCCAGTGCCAGTGCCCTTTCTCTTTGGACCCATGAGTCCCTGCTTCTGGGGTGCTGCAGAGGCCAGCCCTGCTGCTGAGCGGCTGAGGAGCCTGAGCAGGTTCCTTCACGTTGCCTGCTTCCTTTCTCTGTTAGTGAACTGGGCTTGCTGGGGTGGCGCCTGCCTTGTGGGGTTGCTGTCAGGATAAAAGTGGTTAGTCCGTGGGAGTCATTtggcacagtgcccagccctgttGTAAATGCTTCACAAAAGGTAGCTGTTTGTTGTATCGTTCTCTTTGTGCAATGAGCAGCCCTGGCACATCTGTGTGCACtaagtgggttttctttttttttttttttcccacaatgaTGTAATGGAGGGCTTTACTGAAAAGGTTGACAAACGAAAAGAGAGCTAAAACCCAACAGATCTTTTTGTTAAAAGGTTACTTTTTCTTGGAAAGAGAATGTAGTACCACCAAGTTATAGAAATGCGAAAAACAGTTTATATGAACTTTCTGACTTTTGACAATGTCATTGTTTAAGAATATAACTGAATTACTTTCGAGGTATTTTATAATACATgttggctattttatttatttatttttattttactttttttttttgagacggagtttcgctcttgttacccaggctggagtgcaatggcgcgatctcggctcacggcaacctccgcctcctgggttcaagcaattctcctgcctcagcctccccagtagctgggattacaggcgcacgccaccatgcccagctaatttttgtatttttagtagagacggggtttcaccatgttgaccaggatggtctcgatctcttgacctcgtgatccacccgcctcagcctcccaaagtgctgggattataggcgtgagccaccgcatgttggctattttaaaaagttaaaaaaaaaatacatatatgagtTCAGTGATGactcaaatattttctgtttagtCTGATAAATTGGCACTTAAAATAACTACACTTCGTTCAGAAAATATCCAAGGTAAAGAATATGCTATATAAAATAACCAACCATTTAACAGTAACATGCTTACAGTAGCTCAAAGCTGAATGTGATAAATGTActtcagaaaaattatttaatatgggCCTAGCCATATTCTAATTCTAATCTTACTTTTtaggggggtgggagggtggagttttgctatattgcccccgttggtcttgaactcctgggctcaagcgatcctctcacctcaacctccctagttgctgggattaaaggtgaaCGCCATCACGCGCAGATTAAGCTTACTTCTATATGAAAAATAACCAGACTAACTTTTAGTGATTAGTGGTTCcactaattcaatttttttttttctttttgagaccgagtttcgctcttgttacccaggctggagtgcaatggcacgatctcggctcactgcaacctccgcctcctgggttcaggcaattctcccacctcagcctcccgagtagctgggattacaggcacacgccaccatgcccagctaattttttgtatttttagtagagatggggtttcaccatgttgaccaggatggtctcgatctcttgacctcgtaatccatccgcctcggcctcccaaagtgctggggttacaggcttgagccaccgcgcctggcccgctAATTCAATTTTAAGACCACTAACAGAATTTTATAATGTAAACACCTGCAATGTGACAGCGTAcataagaaaaatcttttttaaagttttagtaacaggctgggcatggtggctcacgcctataatccctgcactttgggaggccgaggcgggtggatcaagagatcaagaccatcctggtcaacatggtgaaaccctgtctctactaaaaatacaaaaattagctaggcatggtggtacgcgcctatagtcccagctactcgggaggctgaggcaggagaattgcctgaacccagaaggcggaggttgcggtgagacgagatcatgccattgcactccagcctgggtaacaacaatgaaactccgtctcaaaaaaaaaaaaaagttttagtaaCAAACCAAAACCTGTtgtaaccttaaaaaaaaaaatcacttaaaaaatagTTGGAAACAAATACACTTAACACTAGAGTACCGttctaaagaaaaaactttttatgACTTCCATGACATGTTATTTTTAAGCAGCAGAAGTCTTAAACACCTGTAGGCACTTCAAAACACTGTTGAGGATCTGATTTTCAATACTGTATCAGGTGACATTAAAGAGACCGTTGTTCTTTGCATCAGACCCTGTGTTGCTGTGGGGAACACGGCAGGGCAGAAGCACTGGAGTCATGGAGGCAAGTTATTGAAACACTGTCATACCGAAATACTGCTGGCTTCTGGAAGAATCTTCTGAAATGCGGAATTAGACATCTGGAGTGTCACTCCAATCAGTCATGGTTACTAAGCTGCTCTTTAATGTGCTGGATTCATTATCTTGAAGTCCTTCTCCCTTTGGCCCCTTAGGATTAAATTCGCCCCAGGCATTTAGCACATgaggaaaatgtttatttttcacaggTGAAGTTCCTTCTGTTCTTTCCCAGATCTTTCCCCAAAGATGTCTCTTCCTCTAGGGATGATACGTCCCAGTCTTCATCCTCCACATCTGCAAACTTTAGTTCTTGTAATTCTTCATTTTTGATAAACATCTCAGGAACATTAATTCCACCAACTGGTCTATTCACATTTTTGCGATGTGAAAACATCTTTTCAACTTTTTCAGTTGGTGTTTTAATGGAGGCTCCTGCGGGCTTGAGAGAATCATCAGTGTCCTCGATTTCGCTTCCCTCGGTCCCGTCCGTGTCACCTTTGACTGCATTCTTCCCACAGCTGCCCTTGCTTTGCGATGGTGGCACAGGAAGTGGGCCTGGGGATGCGTATGCCCGGATGAGGTCGTcgtcctcctgctcctcctccgaACTAAAGGGAGGGGTCGTAATAGTTGAAGACTTTCTGGGAAAATGATCTTTCATGATATGTTTCGTAATTTTTGAAACAGATGTCCTATCAGTAGAAACAGCTCTTTGTCTAACCAGTTGTCTGTCTTTGGGAGGAAGTTGTATCATTCTGGGTACTTCTCCAGTTGAAAGGGTATCCATTTGAGAAACATTGTACTTATCTGAAGACAGCAGTGCTTTCTCCTCGATTTTACAGCTGACTTGATGTTTAAGGAATTCTCGAATTTGATGAAAGttaggtatttctctttcttgcttatGTCCTTCTGATTCCACACTTTTTAGTGCTCTCTGCAGTGGGTCACTTGAAATACCGTGTATGTCTGCATTAATCCCCAAGGTTTCCGGTTTCTCCATCAAGTTCTGCTCCACCATTGTTCTTAGTCCCTTAGTGAGGGAGGAGTTACTCTTCAAAGCTTTCCTTAAAtgtgttttgttatttaatttctgttcattttcccttcctttttcttcctctgaaagtTCTTCTGTTGGTTCCAGTATGTGCGACGAGAATGTCTGTTCATGTGCCACCGGCAGACTTGATTTAGTTTCCGAAGTGTGCAGGGCTGGGGCATTCATAGGCTACAGGAGTTCCTTTGGGTTCACGGACACCGTTTAATGGACGACAGGTACACTCTTTAATCTGCTGTCTCTGAGTTAGAATCAGTTCCTTCTGCTCCTGGATTCTCTGCCCTAGCTCTTCTATCGTTTTCTTGTAGACAACGTCGCTTGCATTTAGATCATCTATTTGAGGTTTGAAGTTTCTCTATATGTGACATGAGCCGATCCTTCTCTTTCTTGTGTTCTTGATGAATAGCTGGAACTCATGCTGTCCACTTGCTTTCCTGACTATCAGGAAGCTGCGTGACATTCTGGAAATCCTGGGAATGTGGAGAGCAGTCTTCTTTAGATTCGTGCGCATCTTTTACTGTGCCTGTGTTGGACTTGATCTGCATATCGGACTTCTGGGTTTCCCGCGGTTGATATTCTAATGCTGAAGTTGGTTCTTTAAATTGCTTCCTAAACATCTTGACTTTTTCCATTTCATCAACtagtttctccttttctttttctttccacctATCAAATAACTTCAAAAAGtcttcctcttttgttttctgcatttcATATTCCTTGGAGAAACCTCTCTGGCATGCTGTGCAGCCTCTAGCTCAGACCTGGTGAGCTGCAGCTCTTCTTTCAATACGGCAATCTCACTCCAGAGCTTCTCAATCTGTGCATTTTTCTGATACTCAAAATGAGAATTTTCTTCAGTGTGGCGGCGCTGAATGTGACTTTGTAGAAAAGCTTGGTTCATAAAGAACTTGTCACAAAAATGGCACTGGTAATAGTTGGCTCTGGCCTCCATCATCAGCTGCTGGTCGGAGATGATCTTCTTCCTGCGTTTGCACTCTTTCTTGAGCATCTTGATCTCCCTCGCCTGCTTGGATAGCAGCTCCTTGCTCTGCTCGCCGTCGCAGTGGCTCAGGCGCAGCCGCTCCTCCAGGGTGTGCAGCTGCGAGGTGAGGAACTCCTTCGAGTGCAGCAGGCACTCGATGGTGAACTGCGCCAGACGGATGAGTTTCAGCAGCACTGGATCCACCCCCGACTGGCAATGAGGGCACTTCTCGTCCTCCAGCTTGCAGAAGGTGACGTTCATGATGTTCTCCTGCAGCGTCAGCAAGTCCACGGCCTCCGCCACCTTGTCCATGTCGATGGCACTCAGCCGCAGCCGGTCCACACACTCCAGCCGCGGCCTGAACTGGAAGAAGGGCAGGGGCCCCAAAGCCAAACTGGGGAGCGCACAAGTCATGGAGGCCTCACCGGCTGCGGCGGCCACAGCGATGTCGGGCCCCTCTGGGCCGCTGGAGAGTGGGTAGTAGACATGCTTCTGGAAGGGCATGCTTGCAAGCCAGTCCGCCACCTCTGCTTGCTTAGGGGGAGCTAGCAGTCTCCTCAACCCACCCCGGGCCGCCTCAGGAACGGGAGAAGGCTGGGTCCCCTGCTTCCgtggcggcagcggcggcggagGCCTAAGGTCTGGGCGTCCAGGACGTTGCTATGGCAATGCCCAGTTCTGGACCTGGAACAAAGGGCGCGTCCGCCTGCGCATGCGCCCAGGACCCTTGCAAACTTGGGTCGGGGCTGCATTCTGGGTTTTAGAGAggctaaaatatttctttttttttctttttgagaccgagtttcgctcttattacccaggttggagtgcaatggcgcgatctcggctcaccgcaacctccgcctcctggattcaggcaattctcctgcctcagcctcccgagtagctgggattacaggcacgtgccaccgtgcccagctaattttttgtatttttagtagagacggggtttcagcatgttgaccaggatggtctcgatctcttgacctcgtgagccacccgccttggcctcccagagtgctgggattacaggcgtgagccaccgtgcccggcccgaggCTAAAATATTTCTAGCAGCAACTCGTAGACGTTAGGCCTCTCGTTTCTGTGGGTATTCTGGGTGCCTCCGGTGGTTACCACAGAGATCAATAAGCTGAGGAAAAGCCGGACATTCCCCAATCCACCGGGGAATTCCTGCTTGGACCAGAcatcaggaattttttttct from the Callithrix jacchus isolate 240 chromosome 1, calJac240_pri, whole genome shotgun sequence genome contains:
- the NOL12 gene encoding nucleolar protein 12 isoform X1, producing MGRNKKKRDGDDRRPRLVLSFDEEKRREYLTGFHKRKVERKKAAIEEIKQRLKEEQRKLREERHQEYLKMLAEREEALEEADELDQLVTAKMESVQYDHPNHTVTVTTISDLDLSGAQLLRVTPPERQQVHGLRHLVHVDGTQPQPVHTLQPRPELEEGQGPQSQTGERTSHGGLTGCGGHSDVGPLWAAGEWVVDMLLEGHACKPVRHLCLLRGS